From one Amycolatopsis sp. FDAARGOS 1241 genomic stretch:
- a CDS encoding 3-keto-5-aminohexanoate cleavage protein produces MNHEVIVTCALTGAGGTVGRSPHVPVTPAQIAAGAIEAANAGAAVVHIHVRKPETGAPAREVALYREAVRLIRESGVDVVVNLTAGMGAATSCSTRRIRSSRSTAPTWSTRWIGCRTSRSCCPTSARSTAAR; encoded by the coding sequence ATGAACCACGAGGTCATCGTCACCTGCGCCCTCACCGGCGCGGGCGGCACCGTCGGCCGCAGCCCCCACGTGCCGGTCACGCCGGCGCAGATCGCCGCCGGCGCGATCGAAGCCGCCAACGCGGGCGCCGCCGTCGTCCACATCCACGTCCGGAAGCCCGAAACCGGCGCCCCGGCCCGCGAAGTCGCGCTGTACCGCGAGGCGGTGCGGCTGATCCGGGAGTCCGGAGTGGACGTGGTGGTCAACCTCACGGCCGGGATGGGGGCGGCGACCTCGTGCTCGACGAGGAGGATCCGCTCAAGCCGGTCGACGGCACCGACCTGGTCTACGCGATGGATCGGCTGCCGCACGTCGAGGAGCTGCTGCCCGACATCTGCACGCTCGACTGCGGCTCGCTGA
- a CDS encoding 3-keto-5-aminohexanoate cleavage protein, with translation MKPELEIFDTGHLWFASKMVEEGLIDAPPLFQLCMGIPYGAPADPGLLQAMVRLLPAGAQWASFAIGRDQMPWVAQSVLLGGHVRVGLEDNLYLARGVKATNGQLVERAVRIVGDLGATVAPPDRAREILGLKERVRA, from the coding sequence GTGAAGCCGGAGCTGGAGATCTTCGACACCGGGCACCTGTGGTTCGCGTCGAAGATGGTCGAGGAAGGGCTGATCGATGCGCCGCCGCTGTTTCAGCTGTGCATGGGCATCCCGTACGGCGCTCCCGCCGACCCGGGGCTGCTGCAGGCGATGGTGCGGCTGCTGCCCGCGGGCGCGCAGTGGGCGTCGTTCGCGATCGGGCGCGACCAGATGCCGTGGGTCGCGCAGTCGGTGCTGCTGGGCGGGCACGTGCGGGTGGGCCTGGAGGACAACCTCTACCTGGCGCGCGGGGTCAAGGCGACCAACGGGCAGCTCGTCGAACGCGCGGTCCGGATCGTCGGAGACCTCGGCGCCACCGTCGCGCCGCCCGACCGGGCGCGGGAGATCCTCGGCTTGAAGGAGCGGGTCCGTGCCTGA
- a CDS encoding thioesterase family protein: MGEPLTHRDRVRPEWIDYNGHLSEPYYVLVFGDATTALMDAVGLDTAYRAATGASLYTVEAHVRYLREVPPDAELTVRTAVLAVAAKTVRLWHELQVGGEVVATEELVCLHVAGGRSSPLPEAVAQQLRTYLAPLPEHAGRAIS; encoded by the coding sequence GTGGGTGAACCGCTGACCCACCGCGACCGCGTCCGTCCCGAGTGGATCGACTACAACGGCCACCTCTCCGAGCCGTACTACGTGCTCGTCTTCGGCGACGCGACCACCGCGCTGATGGACGCGGTCGGTCTGGACACCGCCTACCGCGCGGCCACGGGCGCGTCGCTGTACACAGTGGAAGCTCACGTCCGGTACCTGCGGGAAGTCCCGCCCGACGCGGAGCTGACCGTGCGGACCGCCGTTCTCGCCGTCGCGGCTAAAACGGTGCGGCTGTGGCACGAGCTCCAGGTCGGCGGCGAGGTCGTGGCGACGGAGGAGCTGGTGTGCCTGCACGTGGCCGGCGGCAGATCCTCGCCGCTGCCCGAGGCTGTCGCGCAGCAGTTGCGCACGTACCTCGCACCGCTGCCCGAACACGCCGGGCGTGCCATCTCCTGA